TGCCAGGCGAAGGAGTCGTGGTCCGGCGGCGAGGGCTGCGAGGCCCGGACGGCCACCGCGACCGTGAGCCGCCCGGGGGCGAGGGCGAAGCGACCGGTGAGGTCCGAGCCGGGATCGGCCTCGGGCAGCACCATCGCGCACGCCTCGCCGACCGCCATCCGGAGGTCCTCGATGTCGTCGATGGTGAAGTCGAGCCGGGCCGCCAGGCCGGCGGTGAGGGTGCGCAGGACCGAGACGTAGGCGCCGTCGGCGGGCAGGCGCAGCTCGACGTCGGGGCGATCACCGAGCAGGTCGGTCTGACCGGGCAGTGTCATGCGGCAGTCCTCGGGGTGCAGGTGGGCGGGGGTGGTCGGCCGGCCCCCGTGGGGACCGGCCGACCTGTCGCGGGCGCGACTCAGGCCTTCTTGGTCTCCCAGAAGATCTCGGCGATCTGGTCGATCTTGGCCAGGAGCTGGTCGGCCGCCTCGGCGTCCATCGTGCCCTTGGTGCCGCCGGCGCCGGCGAGCTTGGTCGCCTCGTTGACCAGCGTGTGCAGCTGGGGGTACTT
This genomic window from Nocardioides marinus contains:
- a CDS encoding anti-sigma factor — protein: MTLPGQTDLLGDRPDVELRLPADGAYVSVLRTLTAGLAARLDFTIDDIEDLRMAVGEACAMVLPEADPGSDLTGRFALAPGRLTVAVAVRASQPSPPDHDSFAWQVLTTLASSATVSTTEGELVVTLVMTPDLAPGA